The Geotrypetes seraphini chromosome 2, aGeoSer1.1, whole genome shotgun sequence genome contains the following window.
tacatgtaaatggtttgtgccctgtgtggattaatttgtgtctttttagagctgaaagttgagtgaagcttttcttacactcagtacatgtaaatggtttgtaccctgtgtggatcatatTGTGTTTTTTTAGAGCTGAgagccaagtgaagcttttattacactcagtacatgtatatggtttgtaccctgtgtggatcatatTGTGTTTTTTTAGAGCTGagagccgagtgaagcttttattacaggTTTGTACACTGTGTGGATCATATTGTGTTTTTTTAGAGCTGagagccgagtgaagcttttattacactcactacatgtatatggtttgtaccctgtgtggattctctcatgaatttttagatctgaaagccgattgaagcttttcttacactcagtacatgaaaatggtttgtgccctgtgtggattactttgtgtctttttagagatgaaagctgagtgaagcttttcttacactcagtacatgtaaattgtttgtgccctgtgtggattactttgtgtctttttagagatAAAAgcaaagtgaagcttttattacactcagtacatgtaaatggtttgtgccctgtgtggattaatttgtgtctttttagagctgaaagttgagtgaagcttttcttacactcagtacatgtaaatggtttgtaccctgtgtggatcatatTGTGTTTTTTTAGAGCTGagagccgagtgaagcttttattacactcagtacatgtatatggtttgtaccctgtgtggatcctctcatgaatttttagatctgaaagccgattgaagcttttcttacactcagtacatgtaaattgtttgtgccctgtgtggattactttgtgtctttttagagatAAAAgcaaagtgaagcttttattacactcagtacatgtaaatggtttgtgccctgtgtggattaatttgtgtctttttagagctgaaagttgagtgaagcttttattacactcactacatgtatatggtttgtacaCTGTGTGGATCATATTGTGTTTTTTTAGAGCTGagagccgagtgaagcttttattacactcactacatgtatatggtttgtaccctgtgtggattctctcatgaatttttagatctgaaagccaattgaagcttttattacactcagtacatgtaaatggtttatttcctgtgtggattctctcatgaatttttagatctgaaagccaagtgaagcttttattacactcactacatgtatatggtttgtaccctgtgtggatcatatTGTGTTTTTTTAGAGCTGagagccgagtgaagcttttattacactcactacatgtatatggtttgtacactgtgtggatcatattgtgttttttttagaGCTGagagccgagtgaagcttttattacactcactacatgtatatggtttgtaccctgtgtggattctctcatgaatttttagatctgaaagccaattgaagcttttattacactcagtacatgtaaatggtttattTCCTGTGTggatccctccatgattttttagatgtgaaagctgagtgaagcttttattacactcagtacatgtaaatggtttatttcctgtgtggatcctctcatgaatttttagatctgaaagccgagtgaagcttttattacactcactacatgtatatggtttgtaccctgtgtggatcctctcatgaatttttagatctgaaagccaattaaagcttttattacactcagtacatgtaaatggtttattTCCTGTGTGGATCTTCTCAtgaatttttagatgtgaaagctcagtgaagcttttattacactcaatacacgtatatggtttgtaccctgtgtggatcattttgtgtttttttaaacatgaaagatgagtgaagcttttcttacacttAGTACATGTAAAtagtttgtgccctgtgtggattactttgtgtctttttagatgtgaaagctgagtgaagcttttattacactcagtacatgtatatggtttgtaccctgtgtggaccTTATGGTGGttttttagagctgaaagctgaatgaagcttttattacactcactacatgtatatggtttgtaccctgtgtggatcctctcatgaatttttagatctgaaagccgattgaagcttttcttacactcagtacatgtaaattgtttgtgccctgtgtggattactttgtgtctttttagagatAAAAgcaaagtgaagcttttattacactcagtacatgtaaatggtttgtgccctgtgtggattaatttgtgtctttttagagctgaaagttgagtgaagcttttcttacactcagtacatgtaaatggtttgtaccctgtgtggatcatatTGTGTTTTTTTAGAGCTGAgagccaagtgaagcttttattacactcactacatgtatatggtttgtaccctgtgtggatcatatTGTGTTTTTTTAGAGCTGagagccgagtgaagcttttattacaggTTTGTACACTGTGTGGATCATATTGTGTTTTTTTAGAGCTGagagccgagtgaagcttttattacactcactacatgtatatggtttgtaccctgtgtggattctctcatgaatttttagatctgaaagccgattgaagcttttcttacactcagtacatgaaaatggtttgtgccctgtgtggattactttgtgtctttttagagatgaaagctgagtgaagcttttcttacactcagtacatgtaaattgtttgtgccctgtgtggattactttgtgtctttttagagatAAAAgcaaagtgaagcttttattacactcagtacatgtaaatggtttgtgccctgtgtggattaatttgtgtctttttagagctgaaagttgagtgaagcttttcttacactcagtacatgtaaatggtttgtaccctgtgtggatcatatTGTGTTTTTTTAGAGCTGagagccgagtgaagcttttattacactcactacatgtatatggtttgtacaCTGTGTGGATCATATTGTGTTTTTTTAGAGCTGagagccgagtgaagcttttattacactcactacatgtatatggtttgtaccctgtgtggattctctcatgaatttttagatctgaaagccaattgaagcttttattacactcagtacatgtaaatggtttatttcctgtgtggattctctcatgaatttttagatctgaaagccaagtgaagcttttattacactcactacatgtatatggtttgtaccctgtgtggatcatatTGTGTTTTTTTAGAGCTGagagccgagtgaagcttttattacactcactacatgtatatggtttgtacaCTGTGTGGATCATATTGTGTTTTTTTAGAGCTGagagccgagtgaagcttttattacactcactacatgtatatggtttgtaccctgtgtggattctctcatgaatttttagatctgaaagccaattgaagcttttattacactcagtacatgtaaatggtttattTCCTGTGTggatccctccatgattttttagatgtgaaagctgagtgaagcttttattacactcactacatgtatatggtttgtgccctgtgtggaccCTCTCAtgaatttttagatttgaaagccgagtgaagcttttattacactcactacatgtatatggtttgtaccctgtgtggatcctctcatgaatttttagatctgaaagccaattaaagcttttattacactcagtacatgtaaatggtttattTCCTGTGTGGATCTTCTCAtgaatttttagatgtgaaagctcagtgaagcttttattacactcaatacacgtatatggtttgtaccctgtgtggatcattttgtgtttttttaaacatgaaagatgagtgaagcttttcttacacttAGTACATGTAAAtagtttgtgccctgtgtggattactttgtgtctttttagatgtgaaagctgagtgaagcttttattacactcagtacatgtatatggtttgtaccctgtgtggaccTTATGGTGGttttttagagctgaaagctgaatgaagcttttattacactcactacatgtatatggtttgtaccctgtgtggatcctctcatgaatttttagatctgaaagccgattgaagcttttcttacactcagtacatgaaaatggtttgtgccctgtgtggattactttgtgtctttttagatatgaaagctgagtgaagcttttcttacactcagtacatgtaaatggtttgtgccctgtgtggattactttgtgtctttttagatatgaaagctgagtgaagcttttcttacactcagtacatgtaaatggtttgtgccctgtgtggattactttgtgtctttttagatatgaaagatgagtgaagcttttcttacactcagtacatgtaaatggtttgtgccctgtgtggattactttgtgtctttttagatatgaaagctgagtgaagcttttcttacactcagtacatgtaaatggtttgtgccctgtgtggattacTTTATGTCTTTTTAGatatgaaagctgagtgaagcttttcttacactcagtacatgtaaatggtctgTACActatgtggatcattttgtgactttttaaagatgaaagctgagtgaaacttttattacactcggtacatgtatatggtttgtgccctgtgtggatcagtTTATGTCTTTTTAGagttgaaagccgagtgaagtttttattacactcagtcgAGGTAGATGGTTTCATATTTTTATGATCCCTTTTGTGCAATTGAAGttcttttttgtgggtttttcctTTCCTCTTACCATGGTGGAATTTAGAAGTAATTTTATCACTGTTTTTAATTTGGAAGGGTCCCTCTGCTAGGTGTCTCTGGTCCTCTGGGATGTAACTCAGATCCCTGTCATTTCTCTCacacttcctgactccatcccttgAGACCTCGGTAGGGTCTCTCTGTTTCTTTGATTCCTGCTTATAATTCTTTGTGTTAATCTTCTCCGTTCCCTGGGAAATATTCTCACAGACATTTTCTGCCTGTGTTTGGATTTGTTCCATTTCAACTGGATCTTCTCCTtgattcttttctctcttccattTGTGCTGGATCTGATGATCTGCTGGATATAAACAGAAGGTATTTCTCATAAGTTAGAAAACAGCAGTGGTTTCTATGATACTAATATAGTCAAATAATATTTATTAAAGGGAAGAAAACAATAGAATTACAAAGagttagaaatttaaaaagaGAACACAAGGCAACCCCCACCCAAGTAATCCCCCCCATCCCGAAGACATTCTCCACACAACAAAACAAGAACAACCAATAGGGATATTGACCAGCAAACCCCCCCCCTAAATGTCAAGAATTCAATAGCCGACTCCGTGGTAAAGGAGTCATAGTAGTCCAAAAGGGTCCCCAAGCCTGTTGGAAAAGGTGCTCCCGAGGGGAGATCTCCACAATGTCTCTGCGTTCCCACATCAGAAAAGTAATCACACAAGATCTCCAAAGGGAAAGATCAGGTGCCTCAGCATCCAACCACTTCAGAAGGATGCATTTCAGAGCAATCGCTATTGTCCATTTGAGAAAAGTAAAAGTGCCCCGCTTTCAAGGATGAAGTCCTCCAAGAAATGTCCCAAGAGCTGTCCCAAGAGTCCCAAGTCCCCGAGCAGGTGCAAGAAGACAGGACCATCTTCGAGACGCACGAACCGACCAGACCTACATCATTGGAAGTAACGGTTGAGGTGCAAGAAGAGGCTTGAGACGTTGACACCTTGCAGCTAGTCACCTCTGCAAGCAAACACAGAAggccttcctcttcttcttcttcatgcAAGCATAGCAGCCTTACATCATCCCCACAgatcaccttgaggaacagattccagctccTACTGGAAAGACCTGCCAAAGGAATTCAGGAGGATATCCTGGAGAGTGATCTTGAGGCCCAGTGGAAGACCCCGACTCCAGAAGCAACGGATCACCACCCCCCCAAAAAGCTCAGAGTGgttgtcattggggactccctgctgagAGGCACCGAGAGACTGGTATGTAGAACAGATCttcaatcaagagaggtttgctgtctgccggGAGCCAGGATCCTAGATGTGACCCCCGACTTAGAAAGACtaatcaagccccaagatcactaCCCGATGCTCCTCATCCACATTGGGacgaacgacaccgccaggaacaccccggagaagatacctgaagactttagagccctgggtgagaagctgaagtagatggaggcgcaggtggttttctcctcCATCCTTCCAGTAAGAGGCAAGGGGACAGCTAGGGACAAACAAGTGG
Protein-coding sequences here:
- the LOC117354985 gene encoding oocyte zinc finger protein XlCOF6-like, whose protein sequence is MAAGASAQMQVTFEDIAVSFSQEEWEYLDEEQKELYREVMKDNYQTLLSLAIDSLTFTPKIISHIKRGEEPYIRSEPESEERESVKSSCSADHQIQHKWKREKNQGEDPVEMEQIQTQAENVCENISQGTEKINTKNYKQESKKQRDPTEVSRDGVRKCERNDRDLSYIPEDQRHLAEGPFQIKNSDKITSKFHHGKRKGKTHKKELQLHKRDHKNMKPSTSTECNKNFTRLSTLKRHKLIHTGHKPYTCTECNKSFTQLSSLKSHKMIHIVYRPFTCTECKKSFTQLSYLKRHKVIHTGHKPFTCTECKKSFTQLSYLKRHKVIHTGHKPFTCTECKKSFTHLSYLKRHKVIHTGHKPFTCTECKKSFTQLSYLKRHKVIHTGHKPFTCTECKKSFTQLSYLKRHKVIHTGHKPFSCTECKKSFNRLSDLKIHERIHTGYKPYTCSECNKSFIQLSALKNHHKLHSALSSKKTQYDPHSVQTCNKSFTRLSALKKHNMIHTGYKPYTCSECNKSFTWLSALKKHNMIHTGYKPFTCTECKKSFTQLSALKRHKLIHTGHKPFTCTECNKSFTLLLSLKRHKVIHTGHKQFTCTECKKSFNRLSDLKIHERIHTGYKPYTCSECNKSFIQLSALKNHHKNKSFNWLSDLKIHERIHTGYKPYTCSECNKSFTRLSALKKHNMIHTVYKPYTCSECNKSFTQLSALKRHKLIHTGHKPFTCTECNKSFTLLLSLKRHKRIHTGYKPYTCTECNKSFTRLSALKKHNMIHTGYKPFTCTECKKSFTQLSALKRHKLIHTGHKPFTCTECNKSFTLLLSLKRHKVIHTGHKQFTCTECKKSFTQLSS